GCACAAGGAATACCTTGCCGTGTTCGCGTCCGTCGCAGAATGGCGCGAGCGTCAGGCCCAGACGCTGGACCGCCCGCGCCGTCGCATTCTGAAGGATGACGCCATTCAGGAAATCGCGGACCAGAAGCCAAAATCGGAAGAGGCGTTCGACAGGCTGCGCGCCGTACCGAAGGGCTTTATCCGGTCACGCAATGCAGATGGCCTGATGCGCGCGGTTGAAACTGCGCTTGCAGACCCTGACGCGCATGCCCCACCGGCTCCACCACGCAAGCAGAACCCGCAGACGCCCGCTGGCGCGCCAGAGATGCTGAAAGTTCTTCTGAAGTATGTCAGCGAAGACGAGGATGTCGTCCCGCGTCTCATCGCGAACGCTGCCGACATCGAACGGATTGCGCGCGGCGAGACGGACAAGGACATCCCGGCCCTGACTGGCTGGCGCTATGATGTGTTCGGCAAGAAGGCACGCGCGCTGCTTACCGGCAAACTGGCGCTGTCCTTCGAGAGCGGTCAGGTCCGCCTGTTCGAGCCGAAGAGCTGAGACAAGGCCGTCGGCTTACTCGGCCGTCACAATCTGGGCGTCGAGATCCATGAAGGTCGCGAGTTGCTCAAACCGCTTCTTCACGGTGCCGGAAATCATGTCCTCAGCGCCCGGCTGAACCTCAAGGATGAGTTTCGACTTCGAGGTTTTCAGCTTCACCTGCTTGAGAAGCGGCGCTGAACGTCCAGAGTAAACTGCCCCCAGTCGCATGGCTGCGCCCATGATACGCGCCAGCTGATCATCAGATTCGAGGCCGAGCCGCGCAAACGGCTTGGGGCGTTGGAATTTGTGCGTGTAGCGCGCCCCCGTCGCGTGGGCGAGGAGAACGCGTTCATCGTGCGTGATCCCGCGAATGGGTGAGCGAAGGATCAGGTAATAGGCCATGTCCGCCCGGTGGTCGGGATGGAAACGCCCGCCGCAATCGGCCATCAGGCAGGCTGCCCTGAAGAGGCGCTGGCGCGCATGAGATCGCGGCAGGACCGGCTTGATGAATTTGTAGAGCGCCTCGCCAAAGGCGAGCTGGGAGGCTTCGAGCCGCAGGAAGGCGATTGTGCCATCAATCAGCGCATCGCCGAACGGTTCGCGCATGGTCTCAAAAAGGAGCTTCTCGCCGCGGTCAAAGAGAACACCTTCGCGCAGGCCATTTGCCGATATCAGCACTTCCTTGAACCCGCCCGCGTCAAAGACTTCATCGAGCACCAGCGCGGCATGGATGATCGTGTCGTAGCGACGCCCGACAAGGCTGGATATGCGGCCAGCGAGTTCCTTGTCGCGTTGTGTGGCAAGCACGGTCCGTACGACGGATCGGATCGCGGGGCCGGTCATGCGGTAGCCGTGCAGGATGGCAAGCGGATAGGCCTTCATATCCATGTGAATGCTGGCCAGTGCACGCCAGGAGCCGCCTACTGCATAGAGGCGGCGATGCCCCTGATTGATTAGCTCTGATGATTTCAGAACCTTGCGGATGGCCTTGCGCCGCTCCGCAGGCTTCGCATCATCGCCCTGCGGCATAGAGAATGGCCCGAGCTTATGGGTCTCTCCCTGCCCGTCCTGTCCGGCCGGCGAGATGGGCTGGAATTCGAGGCTGGAGCCGCCCAGATCGCCGACAAGCCCATCCGGCTGGTCAAAGCCTGTACGCACACCCAGCGCTGAAAGACGACCCTCTTCCGGCCCGGGCAGGATACGCAGACGCGCACCCAGCTCGGTCGCAGCCATGCGCGCAAACTCAGGCCCGTCTTCAGCATCACGCACGGCCGCCGTTGCGACTGCCGTCACCTGCGTCACACCAAGCCCTGTCAGGATCGCGCGATAGCGCCGGATGGCGGCGACGGCCTCGACAACACCTTCGGGCGACAGCCTCCCCGTTTCCGGCAGGCCGCGTCCCAGCCCGGCCAGCACTTTCTCGTTGAAGTAAGGAAGCGCCGCAGCGCCCGTGACCTCGTAAATGACGAGCCGGACGGAGTTTGAGCCGATGTCTACAACGGCAGCTTTTTCAGGCTGCAGCGCTAGCCTCATTTAGAGCCCCGCTTCTTCGGCGCGAGCCTTGGCGGGATCGAGACGACCAGTGCATTGCCGCGCCCCGACAGTGATGGGTTCTCCATGAAGTAGCGGTGCGCACTGAAGCCCTTGCCGCGCTCTGGGGGGCGCAGGCGGTGGAACTCGCCTTCGCCGTCCATCTCCCAGCTTTGTTCGTCGTCATTGAGGTTTGCGATCATGATCTGGTTCAGCACCTGACGATGCACCGTCGGGTTTTCAACCGGGACAAGCGCTTCTACGCGGCGCTTGAGGTTACGCTGCATCCAGTCCGCTGACGAAATCCACACTTTCGCCCGTGCCGATGGCAAATTCTCACCATTCGCAAAGCAGACGATGCGTGAGTGTTCCAGGAAGCGGCCGATCAGGCTTTTAACCTGAATGTTTTCCGACAAGCCCGGCACGCCGGGGCGGAGGCAGCAAATGCCGCGCACAACAAGAACGATGGGCACGCCCGCCTGGCTTGCGCGGTAAAGCGCATCGATGACGTCGCCGTCGACGAGCGAATTCATCTTCGCCCAGACACCGCTTGGCTTGCCAGCTTTCGCATTCTCCGCCTCTTGGTCGATCATCTCGATCAGATACGGCTCGAGCGTGCGCGGTGACATGGCGATCTTGTCGAAATCCGGCGCCTTTTCAGGCGGTTCGCGGTAAGCTGTGATGTAGTTGAAAAGCTTATTTGCGTCGCGGCCAAGCGCAGGGTCAGACGTAAAAAGCGAGAGGTCGGTATAGATGCGCGCCGTGACGGGGTGGTAATTGCCCGTTCCGAAATGGGTGTAGGAAACGAGCTTGCCGCCCTCTCGGCGCACGACCAGCGAGACCTTTGCGTGGGTCTTGTAGTCGAGGAAGCCATAGACGACCTGCACCCCTGCCCGCTCCAGATCACGGGCGAGGCGCAGATTGGTCTCCTCGTCGAACCGCGCCTTGATCTCGACCAGGGCCGTGACGTTCTTGCCCATCTCCGCCGCTTCCTGCAGCGCAGCGACGATGGGTGAGTTCAGCGTCGTCCTGTACAGCGTCTGCTTGATGGCCACGACATCCGGGTCAATTGCCGCCTGACGAATGAACTGAATAACGACATCGAACGACTCGTACGGATGGTGGACAACGAAGTCTTTTGCCTTGATGGCAGCAAAGCAGTCGCCGCCCATTTCGCGGATACGTTC
This genomic interval from Thalassovita mediterranea contains the following:
- a CDS encoding Ppx/GppA family phosphatase, which codes for MRLALQPEKAAVVDIGSNSVRLVIYEVTGAAALPYFNEKVLAGLGRGLPETGRLSPEGVVEAVAAIRRYRAILTGLGVTQVTAVATAAVRDAEDGPEFARMAATELGARLRILPGPEEGRLSALGVRTGFDQPDGLVGDLGGSSLEFQPISPAGQDGQGETHKLGPFSMPQGDDAKPAERRKAIRKVLKSSELINQGHRRLYAVGGSWRALASIHMDMKAYPLAILHGYRMTGPAIRSVVRTVLATQRDKELAGRISSLVGRRYDTIIHAALVLDEVFDAGGFKEVLISANGLREGVLFDRGEKLLFETMREPFGDALIDGTIAFLRLEASQLAFGEALYKFIKPVLPRSHARQRLFRAACLMADCGGRFHPDHRADMAYYLILRSPIRGITHDERVLLAHATGARYTHKFQRPKPFARLGLESDDQLARIMGAAMRLGAVYSGRSAPLLKQVKLKTSKSKLILEVQPGAEDMISGTVKKRFEQLATFMDLDAQIVTAE
- a CDS encoding RNA degradosome polyphosphate kinase; amino-acid sequence: MSTTETTSQEKVPARAGKSLIDQPQRFLNRELSWLKFNERVLEEAHNISHPLLERLRFLSISANNLDEFFMVRYAGLREQLRAGVMRTSQDGMTPSQQVEAIEKQSAKLMEAQQACWRELRGLLDEEKIEVKRIGELTKTDLGWLRDHFESHIFPILTPQAVDPAHPFPFIPNLGFAVAFQLAPESAGEAMVGLVPMPAFSPRFIRLPDRNRQSIRFVRLESVIATFMDMLFPGYRSLGHCVFRIVRDSDIEIEEEAEDLIHEFEILLKQRRRGRIVRIHIDGDAPEELEKFITREIGSEPRDVMILHGLLGMKNLSELIIEDRMDLQFKPYEPRYPERIREMGGDCFAAIKAKDFVVHHPYESFDVVIQFIRQAAIDPDVVAIKQTLYRTTLNSPIVAALQEAAEMGKNVTALVEIKARFDEETNLRLARDLERAGVQVVYGFLDYKTHAKVSLVVRREGGKLVSYTHFGTGNYHPVTARIYTDLSLFTSDPALGRDANKLFNYITAYREPPEKAPDFDKIAMSPRTLEPYLIEMIDQEAENAKAGKPSGVWAKMNSLVDGDVIDALYRASQAGVPIVLVVRGICCLRPGVPGLSENIQVKSLIGRFLEHSRIVCFANGENLPSARAKVWISSADWMQRNLKRRVEALVPVENPTVHRQVLNQIMIANLNDDEQSWEMDGEGEFHRLRPPERGKGFSAHRYFMENPSLSGRGNALVVSIPPRLAPKKRGSK